One Gammaproteobacteria bacterium genomic region harbors:
- a CDS encoding DUF3581 domain-containing protein, translated as MNLEKYYTLDGSRLSFTRQQASDFAKSVAGDFNPIHDVDSKRFCVPGDLLFSIIVHHYGLRQIMGISFSGMVGDDITLILPEVNTREISIYDEHDKKYLGVSTNGEQSLDEGLIESLTASYVRFSGETFPHVLVPLMKENNVMINTERPLVIYDHMRISLDRLDIDSVNLSLSESIFRLYGKRGDVALNYDLSCNGEVVGKGQKKMVLSGLREYDQASIDELIATYNARKNHYTHTDQ; from the coding sequence ATGAACCTAGAAAAATACTATACCCTGGACGGCTCCAGACTCTCGTTTACCCGACAACAGGCAAGCGATTTTGCAAAATCGGTCGCCGGTGACTTTAATCCGATACACGATGTCGATTCCAAACGGTTTTGCGTACCCGGTGATTTGCTGTTCTCGATTATCGTACATCACTACGGATTGCGCCAAATCATGGGCATTTCGTTCTCGGGCATGGTAGGTGATGACATCACGCTAATCCTGCCCGAGGTAAACACCCGTGAAATATCGATTTACGATGAGCATGATAAAAAATATCTCGGTGTTTCCACCAATGGAGAACAAAGCCTTGATGAAGGCCTCATCGAATCTCTAACGGCCAGCTATGTCAGGTTTTCAGGCGAAACCTTTCCGCACGTGCTGGTGCCACTGATGAAAGAAAACAATGTCATGATTAATACCGAACGACCGCTGGTCATCTATGACCACATGAGAATTTCGCTGGACCGGCTCGACATCGATTCGGTTAACCTCTCACTGAGCGAAAGCATTTTCAGGCTCTATGGCAAACGTGGCGATGTTGCCCTTAACTACGACTTGAGTTGTAACGGAGAAGTAGTGGGTAAAGGCCAGAAGAAAATGGTACTGAGTGGTTTACGGGAATACGACCAGGCCAGTATTGATGAACTGATCGCAACTTACAACGCACGCAAAAACCATTATACCCACACCGATCAGTAA
- a CDS encoding ATP-binding cassette domain-containing protein codes for MLNFSDLSLRRSTTLLFEAVDLKVYPGQKVGITGANGCGKSSLFALISGELSADQGQFFMPQEWSVAAVEQETHLSSRIALEYVIDGDQELRQIETRLAQAEIEADASMIAGCHERLQEIDGYQATSRAARLMAGLGFGEADHQRPLNSFSGGWIMRLNLARALMCRSDLLLLDEPTNHLDLDAVIWLEQWLKRYPGTLLLISHDRDFLDAVVNVVAHIENQHIKLYRGNYSAFEIQRAERLAQQQAAHQKQQQSIAHMQRYIERFRAKATKARQAQSRIKALEKMQIIAPAHIDSPFHFEFREPRAMPTSLLKLDRVATGYADKTVLRNIEFSLIPGERIGLLGLNGAGKSTFIKLLANELQPFEGTVTRAKDLQVGYFAQHQVEQLDLEAHALLTMQRLDSKLSEREIRSYLGGFNFRGDKVLQAVKTFSGGQKARLVLALLIWRCPNLLLLDEPTNHLDLEMRLALNQALQGFEGSVILVSHDRHLLRSVCDDLWLVDDGMLQHFEQDLDHYPSWLAQRKSRGQVAPVTATRNPQRARRQHKAQLNQLNRIEKNIARLCAVKESLEQELGDSTIYDAENRESLNANLTAQAENSKLLAQAEEEWLQLSESIEQRAN; via the coding sequence GTGCTTAATTTCTCGGATCTATCGCTGCGGCGTTCAACCACGCTGTTGTTCGAGGCGGTCGACCTCAAAGTTTACCCGGGCCAGAAGGTGGGCATTACCGGTGCGAATGGATGCGGCAAATCATCGTTGTTTGCACTGATCAGTGGTGAATTGTCAGCCGACCAGGGACAATTTTTTATGCCACAGGAGTGGTCAGTCGCAGCGGTTGAGCAAGAGACTCATTTGAGTTCACGCATCGCGCTTGAGTATGTCATTGATGGTGACCAGGAGTTAAGACAAATCGAGACCCGGCTCGCACAGGCCGAGATCGAGGCGGATGCTTCCATGATTGCAGGCTGTCATGAACGCCTGCAGGAAATTGACGGCTACCAGGCTACCAGTCGTGCGGCACGCTTAATGGCCGGTCTCGGTTTTGGTGAGGCCGATCATCAGCGACCGCTCAACAGTTTCTCCGGTGGCTGGATCATGCGGCTCAACCTGGCGCGAGCGCTGATGTGTCGTTCGGACCTGCTGTTGCTGGACGAACCCACAAACCACCTCGACCTGGACGCGGTGATATGGCTCGAGCAATGGTTGAAACGATACCCCGGGACGTTGCTACTGATTTCGCACGACCGTGACTTTCTCGATGCTGTCGTTAATGTCGTGGCCCATATCGAGAATCAGCATATCAAGCTGTATCGTGGCAATTACTCTGCTTTTGAAATACAGCGGGCCGAGCGTCTGGCGCAGCAGCAGGCCGCCCATCAAAAGCAGCAGCAGAGCATCGCGCACATGCAGCGCTACATCGAACGTTTTCGCGCCAAGGCAACCAAGGCCCGACAGGCTCAAAGTCGAATCAAGGCGCTGGAAAAAATGCAAATTATCGCACCCGCGCATATCGATTCACCCTTTCATTTCGAGTTTAGAGAGCCCAGGGCAATGCCAACTTCGCTACTCAAGCTGGATCGGGTAGCAACCGGTTATGCCGATAAAACCGTGCTTCGGAATATCGAGTTTTCACTGATTCCCGGCGAGCGTATTGGGCTGCTGGGTTTAAACGGTGCCGGCAAGTCCACATTTATAAAGCTGCTGGCAAACGAACTGCAGCCCTTCGAAGGAACCGTTACCCGTGCAAAAGATTTGCAGGTTGGTTATTTTGCGCAACACCAGGTTGAGCAGCTCGACCTCGAAGCACATGCACTGTTGACGATGCAACGGCTAGACTCTAAATTGAGCGAGCGTGAAATCAGGTCTTACCTCGGGGGATTCAATTTTCGGGGTGATAAGGTTCTGCAGGCCGTAAAAACCTTCTCTGGCGGCCAGAAAGCCAGGCTGGTTCTGGCCTTGTTGATCTGGCGCTGCCCCAACTTACTGCTACTGGACGAGCCAACTAATCACCTGGATCTGGAAATGCGCCTGGCACTGAACCAGGCATTACAGGGTTTTGAAGGCAGCGTCATTTTGGTGTCGCATGATCGCCACCTGTTGCGCAGTGTTTGCGATGACCTCTGGCTAGTGGATGATGGCATGCTGCAGCACTTCGAGCAGGACCTCGATCACTACCCGTCGTGGCTGGCACAGCGCAAGTCACGCGGCCAGGTTGCACCTGTTACGGCTACCAGGAATCCCCAGCGGGCTCGTCGTCAGCACAAGGCGCAGTTGAACCAGCTGAACCGGATAGAAAAAAATATTGCCCGGCTATGCGCCGTTAAAGAAAGCCTTGAGCAGGAGCTCGGTGACAGCACGATATATGATGCGGAAAATCGCGAAAGCTTAAATGCGAACCTGACGGCACAGGCCGAAAACAGCAAACTGCTGGCCCAGGCGGAAGAGGAATGGCTGCAGTTGAGCGAGTCGATCGAGCAGCGGGCGAACTAG
- a CDS encoding c-type cytochrome translates to MSEAQVETFSPRNITVLGGLLLLAVFIGEVVIGQHSDEEVVVKPADTVEDMTMRLQPVVSLEKMRSSMTVASATGNAADKSPDQLYQSACLACHSTGAAGAPKIGDAAAWKTRLGKGLDAMISSAINGIGAMPPRGGSQFSDDQIRATIEYILAESK, encoded by the coding sequence GTGAGTGAAGCTCAAGTCGAAACTTTTTCGCCTCGTAATATAACCGTCCTCGGAGGTTTGTTGCTGCTCGCAGTTTTTATCGGAGAGGTTGTGATTGGGCAACACAGTGATGAAGAGGTGGTGGTAAAACCGGCAGATACCGTGGAAGACATGACAATGCGCCTGCAGCCAGTTGTTTCCCTCGAAAAGATGCGTTCGAGTATGACCGTTGCGTCAGCGACAGGAAATGCGGCGGATAAATCACCCGATCAACTCTACCAGAGTGCTTGCCTCGCATGTCATTCAACCGGTGCGGCGGGTGCACCTAAAATCGGTGACGCGGCGGCGTGGAAAACCCGCCTTGGCAAGGGTCTCGATGCAATGATTTCCTCGGCGATCAATGGAATCGGGGCGATGCCCCCACGCGGCGGGTCGCAGTTCAGCGATGACCAGATCCGTGCCACCATCGAGTATATCCTGGCCGAATCGAAGTAA
- a CDS encoding PLP-dependent aminotransferase family protein, giving the protein MTVSRPETYKYDQVSRYISELIEKGELKPGDKVPSLRKLSKQLGVSIATVTQSYVNLEDQGVLTAKPQSGFYVNNLDDQINDIAKSTTTGRQARRVRFGELFEEVFRNANDPRITPFGTSNPSMDFMPVKSLTRATRSIVSRYPQKSMDYLFPPGDRKLREQIAQQYAHTHTRISADDVIITSGATEALSISLRTVAKRGDIIAVESPTYFAVLRMIEQMGMLAVEIETDPVTGLNLEALEEAFDTMDIKAVMASPNTNNPLGCQMPEENKRALVNLLAERNIPLIEDDVYGSVYFGDKPPRPAKSYDLNNIVLSCSSFSKTLAPGHRVGWVIAGRYYKKFLQYKQAWSSATSSINQLALAEFLSSGQYDRHLVRLRLAMREQVERGRFMIAKNFPEGTCVSHPHGGNVLWVEMPQGCDSIDIFNRALEHNIAITPGILFSATRGFRNHLRINCGSPWNEANENALKTLGQIVCKCRSG; this is encoded by the coding sequence ATGACAGTTTCGCGCCCTGAAACCTACAAATACGACCAGGTATCGCGCTATATCAGCGAATTGATCGAGAAAGGAGAACTCAAACCCGGCGATAAAGTGCCATCGCTGCGCAAGCTCAGCAAGCAGCTCGGGGTCAGTATAGCGACGGTAACCCAGTCCTATGTCAACCTCGAGGACCAGGGCGTGTTAACCGCGAAACCGCAATCCGGATTCTACGTCAACAACCTCGACGACCAGATAAACGATATCGCCAAATCGACCACAACCGGGCGCCAGGCGCGTCGGGTGCGTTTCGGTGAACTTTTCGAAGAAGTGTTTCGTAACGCGAACGATCCTCGCATAACCCCGTTTGGTACCTCGAATCCGTCGATGGATTTCATGCCGGTCAAATCGCTGACCCGGGCCACGCGCAGCATCGTCAGCCGTTACCCTCAAAAAAGCATGGACTACCTGTTTCCGCCCGGAGATCGCAAACTACGCGAACAGATTGCACAGCAATACGCGCATACCCACACCCGTATCAGCGCAGACGATGTCATTATCACTTCGGGTGCGACCGAAGCCCTGTCCATCAGTCTGCGTACCGTGGCGAAGCGAGGTGACATCATCGCCGTCGAATCCCCCACTTACTTTGCCGTTCTTCGCATGATCGAGCAGATGGGAATGCTGGCGGTTGAAATAGAAACCGATCCCGTTACCGGGTTGAACCTGGAAGCGCTCGAAGAAGCCTTTGACACCATGGATATAAAAGCGGTTATGGCATCTCCGAATACCAACAATCCTTTGGGTTGCCAGATGCCGGAAGAAAACAAACGTGCGCTGGTTAACCTGCTGGCCGAACGCAATATCCCCTTAATCGAGGATGACGTCTACGGCAGCGTCTATTTCGGCGACAAACCGCCCCGCCCCGCCAAGTCCTACGACCTCAACAACATCGTTTTGAGCTGTTCATCCTTTTCCAAAACCCTGGCGCCGGGTCATCGAGTCGGCTGGGTTATTGCGGGTCGCTATTACAAGAAATTTCTACAGTATAAACAAGCCTGGTCTTCGGCCACGTCATCGATCAACCAGCTCGCTTTAGCCGAGTTCCTGAGCAGTGGGCAATACGACCGGCACCTGGTACGCCTGCGGTTGGCGATGCGCGAACAGGTCGAGCGCGGTCGATTCATGATTGCCAAGAACTTTCCCGAAGGCACGTGCGTTTCGCACCCTCACGGTGGCAACGTACTCTGGGTGGAAATGCCCCAGGGTTGTGACAGTATCGATATTTTCAATCGCGCACTAGAGCACAATATCGCGATAACCCCGGGAATTCTGTTTTCGGCAACCCGAGGTTTCCGCAATCATCTGCGCATCAACTGCGGTTCTCCGTGGAATGAAGCCAACGAAAATGCGCTCAAGACCCTCGGGCAGATTGTCTGTAAATGTCGTAGCGGCTAG